A section of the Mycolicibacterium anyangense genome encodes:
- a CDS encoding VOC family protein has translation MAVDLRELTLFVSDVDATARFYEAIGLALFCIEEPEHPRHYDGELGLQLWPATARRPVSSVQLGFVVEDIPAAA, from the coding sequence GTGGCCGTTGATCTTCGTGAACTGACGCTGTTCGTCAGCGACGTCGATGCGACCGCGCGCTTTTATGAAGCGATCGGATTGGCGTTGTTCTGCATCGAGGAACCGGAACATCCGCGCCACTACGACGGCGAACTGGGGCTGCAGCTGTGGCCGGCGACCGCGCGCCGCCCGGTAAGCTCTGTGCAACTCGGCTTCGTGGTCGAGGATATTCCGGCCGCGGCTTGA
- a CDS encoding phospholipase D-like domain-containing protein, which translates to MSERVQFDFCSPLTLLQQWHDRADGAGLREVLLTGYTLDLLFVEQRAVALARGMGARVTILSDAHHAVHDPVDVRRAGRAYQHAHAVCTGAFHPKLAVLVGENDVWVAIGSGNPTTAGWGHNDELWIVLRGSRSHGPAAFVDLADWLKELADHPAVHMPSWIAAVVTQIADMVRPQTVENSAVRILGNLDRPILDQLPDLAVDALGVSAPFLDPDAAALAALVSRLKPKSLTVALQPGLSSYDGGKVAAAARGVNQVEFRWLSEQGRRLSHGKLVEWWTGDALSAMVGSPNLSRVALLIATRDGGNCELAAVSPVTDSLLPQGVAVEESEIRLRHTISPIDNRATAVVTLLGARASDGGISVEMICRNAARITIEMASTAAPGQWRSYHTLEITEDRRGALVAEFLAPESAGAAVRATATIGDQTITSSVVFLTDTAACLPRTGQASTPRLTRDYTTVFADDELRARFENDLLKLLQANAAHRAAAPSGVTTPRDVAVDDNDRWGAWLNDVEAALGPALTTGLFPAALATTRTSDSTWAVDSTVSLDAEEPPDDEREGENEAADDLSDRRPPPDIPAEQRRRMRAWASRLRRGVTANPAPAVELRMLVSQLHLDMLAAGVWGPDDEEWADQLADVLITTPPTAADDLPDRVEPYVSALIAVGLALLAQDATLHGGRPRDIVLQRAWTAIGDHAADADPELIEHYLYQPAQCFSRVADWQDVERVISLAKASREDPYAELLAAFEAEGIAVDLINAAWVADCGNLVPRRFAARIATLVERHQKTYAVVARGARGSCVLLCHNNTLLLAETRSQIWRIFRRPSPLSTPTTMLAEGLPAGSSYPRGKSPEKMPESVAQLANSIGVNIAMMLAALA; encoded by the coding sequence GTGAGCGAGCGGGTGCAGTTCGACTTCTGCTCACCGTTGACACTGCTTCAGCAGTGGCACGACCGTGCGGACGGCGCCGGACTGCGCGAAGTGTTGCTCACCGGCTACACCCTGGATCTGTTGTTTGTCGAGCAGCGGGCGGTTGCGTTGGCTCGTGGCATGGGCGCACGGGTGACGATTCTCAGCGATGCTCATCACGCCGTTCACGACCCTGTCGACGTGCGGCGTGCCGGCCGCGCTTATCAGCACGCACACGCAGTTTGTACCGGCGCGTTCCACCCGAAGCTCGCAGTCCTCGTCGGTGAGAACGACGTGTGGGTGGCGATTGGCTCGGGTAATCCGACGACCGCCGGGTGGGGCCACAACGACGAACTCTGGATTGTGTTGCGCGGGAGCCGATCACACGGTCCGGCAGCATTCGTTGACCTCGCCGACTGGCTGAAGGAACTTGCCGACCATCCGGCCGTACACATGCCGAGCTGGATCGCTGCCGTCGTCACTCAGATCGCGGACATGGTCCGCCCACAGACAGTCGAGAACTCGGCGGTGCGGATTCTTGGCAATCTCGACCGCCCGATTCTCGACCAACTGCCTGATCTGGCGGTGGATGCGTTGGGTGTCAGCGCCCCGTTCCTCGACCCCGATGCCGCGGCTCTCGCCGCCCTGGTCTCTCGACTGAAACCCAAGTCGCTGACGGTGGCGCTGCAACCTGGACTCAGCAGCTACGACGGCGGCAAGGTGGCCGCAGCCGCACGCGGCGTTAATCAGGTCGAATTCCGCTGGCTGTCTGAGCAAGGTAGGCGCCTCAGTCACGGAAAGCTCGTCGAGTGGTGGACAGGCGATGCGCTCAGCGCCATGGTGGGCAGCCCGAACCTCAGTCGGGTCGCGCTACTGATCGCCACCCGCGACGGCGGGAACTGCGAACTCGCCGCTGTTAGTCCGGTCACCGATTCGCTGCTGCCCCAGGGGGTCGCGGTGGAGGAATCTGAAATTCGGCTGCGCCATACCATTTCGCCCATCGACAACCGCGCGACCGCAGTCGTGACGTTGCTCGGAGCACGGGCCAGCGACGGTGGCATCTCCGTCGAAATGATCTGCCGCAACGCCGCGCGAATCACGATTGAGATGGCGTCGACAGCCGCACCCGGACAGTGGCGTTCGTACCACACACTCGAAATAACTGAGGACCGCCGGGGCGCCCTCGTTGCAGAGTTTCTGGCACCAGAATCGGCGGGAGCCGCTGTTCGAGCGACCGCCACGATCGGCGATCAGACAATAACCAGTTCAGTGGTGTTCCTGACAGACACCGCAGCGTGCCTGCCGCGAACGGGCCAGGCTTCGACACCCCGGCTCACACGCGACTACACGACGGTCTTCGCCGATGATGAGCTGCGAGCCCGGTTTGAGAACGACCTCCTGAAGTTGTTGCAGGCCAATGCTGCCCACCGAGCTGCGGCACCCTCGGGCGTCACGACCCCGCGCGACGTCGCCGTGGACGACAATGACCGATGGGGGGCCTGGCTCAACGATGTTGAGGCAGCGCTGGGACCGGCACTGACAACAGGACTGTTTCCCGCAGCCCTGGCCACTACCCGTACCTCCGACTCGACCTGGGCTGTCGACTCCACGGTCTCCCTGGACGCCGAGGAACCTCCCGACGACGAGCGCGAAGGCGAGAACGAGGCCGCCGACGACCTCTCGGATCGTCGCCCCCCGCCGGACATCCCCGCCGAACAACGCCGACGGATGCGGGCTTGGGCGTCACGGTTACGCCGAGGGGTCACCGCTAATCCGGCGCCCGCCGTCGAACTTCGCATGCTGGTATCGCAACTGCACCTCGACATGCTCGCCGCAGGAGTGTGGGGGCCGGACGACGAAGAGTGGGCCGACCAACTCGCCGACGTCCTGATCACGACGCCACCGACGGCAGCGGATGACCTGCCAGACAGGGTCGAGCCATACGTCAGCGCCCTCATCGCCGTAGGTTTGGCGCTACTCGCTCAGGACGCCACGCTGCACGGAGGACGGCCACGCGACATCGTTCTGCAGCGAGCGTGGACAGCGATCGGTGACCATGCCGCCGACGCCGACCCAGAACTCATCGAGCATTACCTGTATCAGCCAGCGCAGTGCTTCAGCCGTGTCGCAGATTGGCAGGACGTGGAGAGGGTCATCTCGCTGGCAAAGGCGTCCCGGGAAGACCCCTACGCCGAACTTCTCGCCGCCTTCGAGGCTGAAGGGATCGCCGTGGACTTGATCAATGCGGCATGGGTTGCCGATTGCGGGAACCTAGTCCCGAGGCGTTTCGCGGCCCGGATCGCCACACTCGTCGAGCGTCACCAGAAAACCTACGCCGTCGTAGCCCGGGGTGCCCGGGGCAGCTGTGTCCTGCTGTGTCACAACAACACCCTCCTGCTCGCCGAAACACGCTCGCAGATTTGGAGGATCTTCCGGCGGCCATCGCCGCTAAGCACTCCAACGACAATGCTCGCGGAGGGACTACCGGCAGGGAGTAGCTATCCGCGAGGTAAGAGCCCGGAGAAAATGCCTGAAAGCGTTGCACAACTGGCTAACTCAATTGGCGTGAACATCGCGATGATGCTGGCTGCGCTAGCCTAA
- a CDS encoding MAE_28990/MAE_18760 family HEPN-like nuclease: MAIRTLEELEATLTADLKWRVQEMFVFEKMAEKAREHELSALMRAGLALVYAHWEGYVKTAGSGYLEYISRKRLKLGQLRPEVAAVALRNVITTLSQQKSSESHTDLVRTLWDRADETIAVPYETTTIRTNANLKFELFASIMHSLGCDASRHRAHEMLIDERLLGWRNEIAHGRGQLVTLTDWIVMRDVVEVILRDVRTQVSNAAAMNTFMRQQ; the protein is encoded by the coding sequence GTGGCGATCCGCACGTTAGAGGAACTGGAAGCTACACTGACCGCCGATCTCAAATGGCGTGTGCAGGAGATGTTTGTTTTCGAAAAAATGGCAGAAAAGGCTCGTGAACATGAATTGAGTGCGCTGATGCGGGCTGGCCTGGCGCTCGTCTACGCGCACTGGGAGGGATACGTAAAAACAGCTGGCTCAGGATACCTTGAATATATTTCAAGAAAGCGGCTGAAGCTGGGTCAACTACGACCAGAAGTGGCAGCGGTTGCCCTGCGCAACGTGATCACTACCCTTTCGCAACAGAAGTCTAGTGAAAGTCATACTGACCTGGTACGAACGCTATGGGATCGAGCTGATGAAACAATAGCCGTGCCGTATGAGACCACTACAATACGAACCAACGCGAATCTGAAATTCGAGTTGTTTGCGTCTATCATGCATTCACTTGGTTGTGATGCTTCTCGTCATCGAGCCCATGAAATGCTCATCGATGAACGGTTGCTTGGGTGGAGAAATGAAATCGCCCACGGGCGAGGCCAATTGGTGACTCTCACTGACTGGATTGTCATGCGCGATGTGGTCGAGGTGATTCTGCGGGATGTCCGTACACAGGTGTCTAACGCGGCCGCCATGAATACGTTCATGAGACAGCAGTAG
- a CDS encoding DUF262 domain-containing protein, whose translation MAIEEEIAKNRQSIRTDGYAMSIGEMLNLYKDKEIRIRPEFQRIFRWPIEKQSRLIESLLLDIPLPPIFVSQSDDAIWEVVDGLQRLSTILKFTGDLRDEDTGKVEEPSTLTRTKYIPSLEGVTYSNLPQAVKIQFKRARLDFRILLKESDPAVKFELFDRLNSGGVATSPQEVRSAILLMTSPSLFAALQSLRKDERVVDALSLTERQEAEQYDLELIVRFIVFQRSTAEELASFADIDTYLTDKVLELAESGDDAADLVRLAEDMFAVASTIGSSTFRRFDTARGRTIGGFSVSAFEAASAGIASRVADWLALSDDERSAKLIYAMAALWTDDEFLKYSGGGVRATTRAPRMPSIGKRIFALD comes from the coding sequence AAGAATCGGCAGAGTATACGAACTGATGGCTACGCAATGTCTATAGGAGAGATGCTTAACCTGTATAAGGATAAGGAAATACGTATTCGTCCTGAGTTCCAGCGGATATTTCGTTGGCCGATTGAGAAACAGTCACGTCTAATCGAGTCTCTTCTGCTCGATATACCGCTCCCCCCTATCTTTGTTTCACAGTCAGATGATGCGATCTGGGAAGTTGTCGACGGCCTGCAGCGTTTGTCTACTATTCTCAAATTCACGGGCGATCTTCGCGATGAAGACACTGGAAAGGTAGAAGAACCAAGCACGCTCACGCGGACTAAGTACATACCCTCTCTCGAAGGTGTCACCTACAGCAATCTTCCACAAGCAGTAAAAATACAGTTCAAGCGAGCACGGCTCGATTTCAGAATTCTCCTCAAGGAATCGGACCCGGCGGTCAAGTTTGAGCTTTTCGATCGGTTGAATAGTGGTGGTGTTGCGACCAGTCCACAAGAAGTTCGTTCGGCCATTCTTCTTATGACCAGCCCGAGTCTGTTCGCAGCGCTGCAAAGCCTCCGAAAAGATGAGCGAGTTGTAGACGCACTTTCGCTAACAGAACGTCAAGAGGCCGAGCAGTATGACCTCGAACTAATCGTGAGGTTCATCGTGTTCCAGCGAAGCACCGCTGAAGAACTCGCAAGCTTCGCTGATATTGATACTTATCTGACGGACAAAGTCCTAGAGCTAGCGGAAAGCGGCGACGACGCCGCCGACTTGGTGCGCCTCGCCGAAGATATGTTCGCTGTCGCTAGTACCATCGGGTCTTCTACGTTCCGCAGGTTTGATACTGCACGCGGACGCACGATCGGCGGGTTTAGTGTCTCGGCTTTCGAGGCTGCGAGCGCCGGTATAGCAAGTCGAGTCGCCGACTGGCTAGCTCTCAGCGACGACGAGCGTTCAGCGAAGCTGATTTACGCGATGGCAGCTCTATGGACGGACGATGAATTTCTAAAGTATTCGGGCGGCGGTGTCCGTGCGACGACGCGCGCTCCACGAATGCCTAGCATCGGTAAGCGAATCTTTGCATTGGATTAG